The following are encoded in a window of Kitasatospora fiedleri genomic DNA:
- a CDS encoding MFS transporter produces MLSVRPARADGPDHAGRSGRSGLSGRYGLLWAASLVSCVGDGVLLTAGPLLVLSLNSNPTVVAGAQVAVTLPYLLLGVVGGVAVDRMNRRRLMAGLDFTRSALLLLVVLSLLAGVARIPLLLVTLFLLAAADTVFRTAVQTTLPALVPAERLVRANGRLMAAETLGTEFLGPALGGLLFAAAVSLPFVVDGVSFGLSGVLVLLAFAGLRTAPAEQAAPAAAGQRPGVRGVLRDAGAGLRWMWGESTLRFLSASSATINFFTGATNAVMVLYAHDVLHLGKAGFGLLLSCAAAGGVFAGLVSGRIAERLGVTRALALAVGLQAVDQTVMLLASSRLLTVLALSCSSFAVVQFSSVSLALRQSTIPKELLGRVTSVYRMLAWGSLPVGAMTAGLCVGWFGLRSTFALGAVALAVLAFLVLTRSAALGLEIPAPTDPRPPGPPQAAAWAAAEGTDRLQETP; encoded by the coding sequence GTGCTGAGCGTCCGCCCCGCCCGCGCCGACGGCCCGGACCACGCCGGCCGCTCCGGCCGCTCGGGTCTCTCCGGCCGCTACGGCCTGCTGTGGGCGGCGAGCCTGGTCTCCTGCGTCGGCGACGGCGTGCTGCTGACCGCCGGGCCGCTGCTGGTGCTCTCGTTGAACAGCAACCCGACCGTGGTGGCCGGTGCGCAGGTCGCCGTCACCCTGCCGTACCTGCTGCTCGGCGTGGTCGGCGGCGTCGCCGTCGACCGGATGAACCGCCGCCGCCTGATGGCGGGCCTGGACTTCACCCGCAGCGCCCTGCTGCTGCTGGTGGTGCTCTCGCTGCTGGCCGGGGTGGCCCGGATTCCGCTGCTGCTGGTCACCCTCTTCCTGCTGGCCGCCGCGGACACGGTGTTCCGCACCGCCGTCCAGACCACGCTGCCGGCCCTCGTCCCGGCCGAGCGGCTGGTGCGCGCCAACGGGCGGCTGATGGCGGCCGAGACGCTGGGCACCGAGTTCCTCGGTCCGGCCCTGGGCGGGCTGCTGTTCGCCGCCGCGGTCTCGCTGCCGTTCGTGGTGGACGGCGTCTCGTTCGGCCTCTCCGGCGTCCTGGTGCTGCTGGCCTTCGCCGGGCTGCGCACCGCCCCCGCCGAGCAGGCCGCCCCCGCGGCGGCGGGTCAACGGCCCGGGGTGCGCGGGGTGCTGCGGGACGCGGGCGCGGGGCTGCGCTGGATGTGGGGCGAGTCCACGCTGCGCTTCCTGTCGGCCTCCTCCGCGACCATCAACTTCTTCACCGGCGCCACCAACGCCGTGATGGTGCTGTACGCGCACGACGTGCTGCACCTGGGGAAGGCCGGGTTCGGCCTGCTGCTGTCCTGCGCGGCGGCGGGCGGGGTGTTCGCCGGGCTGGTCTCCGGCCGGATCGCCGAGCGGCTGGGCGTCACCCGGGCGCTGGCCCTCGCGGTCGGCCTGCAGGCCGTCGACCAGACGGTGATGCTGCTGGCCAGCAGCCGGCTGCTGACCGTGCTGGCGCTGAGCTGTTCGAGCTTCGCGGTGGTGCAGTTCAGCTCGGTCAGCCTGGCCCTGCGGCAGTCGACCATCCCGAAGGAACTGCTCGGCCGGGTGACCAGCGTCTACCGGATGCTGGCCTGGGGCTCGCTCCCGGTCGGCGCGATGACGGCGGGCCTGTGCGTCGGCTGGTTCGGCCTGCGCTCCACCTTCGCCCTCGGCGCCGTCGCCCTCGCGGTGCTGGCGTTCCTGGTGCTCACCCGGTCCGCCGCGCTCGGACTGGAGATCCCCGCCCCGACCGACCCCCGGCCCCCGGGCCCGCCGCAGGCCGCGGCGTGGGCGGCGGCCGAGGGGACCGACCGCCTCCAGGAGACGCCGTGA
- a CDS encoding DUF692 domain-containing protein, with translation MSGPVAPLGIGLQYNPEVAEWFPFHESRIDAVEVLLDTVIAPLDSPQVILPDRLDEIDALVAAEPTVIAHSNYGAEFGFEPLERTAAVLRHVPAAKLFGSPWMSDHCFYGDGSWSDMWSSPVQFSRAEVDRLAGRAARLQELLGVPLAHENAAYYVPCPGADLDEPDFLAALVEKAGTHLHIDLHNIHTNAVNFGRYTLASYLDRLPLERVVEVHVAGGSWSGGTYHDWHDSRVPEPVWETLEDLLGRSRPGAVVLEVQGRAHSSRTRELDPLADAELILGDLERAAAIWDRVYGPHSRRTTAGTEARA, from the coding sequence TTGAGCGGGCCAGTAGCACCACTGGGCATCGGGCTCCAGTACAACCCCGAGGTCGCCGAGTGGTTCCCCTTCCACGAGTCGCGCATCGACGCCGTCGAGGTCCTGCTCGACACGGTGATCGCGCCGCTGGACAGCCCGCAGGTCATCCTGCCCGACCGGCTCGACGAGATCGACGCCCTGGTGGCGGCCGAGCCCACCGTGATCGCCCACTCCAACTACGGCGCCGAGTTCGGCTTCGAACCGCTGGAGCGCACCGCCGCCGTCCTGCGCCACGTCCCCGCCGCGAAGCTGTTCGGCAGCCCGTGGATGAGCGACCACTGCTTCTACGGGGACGGCTCCTGGTCCGACATGTGGAGTTCGCCGGTGCAGTTCTCCCGCGCCGAGGTGGACCGGCTGGCCGGCCGCGCCGCCCGCCTGCAGGAACTGCTGGGCGTGCCGCTGGCGCACGAGAACGCCGCCTACTACGTGCCCTGCCCCGGCGCCGACCTGGACGAGCCCGACTTCCTGGCCGCGCTGGTCGAGAAGGCCGGCACCCACCTGCACATCGACCTGCACAACATCCACACCAACGCGGTGAACTTCGGCCGCTACACCCTGGCCTCCTACCTGGACCGGCTGCCCCTGGAACGGGTGGTCGAGGTGCACGTCGCCGGCGGCAGCTGGTCCGGCGGCACCTACCACGACTGGCACGACTCCCGGGTGCCCGAACCGGTCTGGGAGACCCTGGAGGACCTGCTCGGACGCTCCCGCCCCGGCGCCGTCGTCCTGGAGGTCCAGGGCCGCGCCCACTCCTCCCGCACCCGCGAACTCGACCCGCTCGCCGACGCCGAACTCATCCTCGGCGACCTGGAACGCGCCGCCGCCATCTGGGACCGGGTCTACGGCCCGCACAGCCGCCGCACCACCGCCGGGACGGAGGCGCGGGCGTGA
- a CDS encoding class I SAM-dependent methyltransferase: MGSGNGALATALATALPGARVDGLDYSDTAVRLATENARAHAAPDVRDRLAYTVGSALELPYEDGRFDAVTMLKTAWVLPDLGAALAECRRVLRPGGRIFLQSWGEPESCPVLTLSGAVLGAAISGFELPDEAMAPFELTADLVTAELAAAGLPLADRRSFDRDVPAATPAEYWEQLRSLAGTAYWAFAVQPPEFKDRLDAGWQQLSAAHADAAGVRHLPLAWHVSIGRRA; encoded by the coding sequence ATCGGCTCCGGCAACGGCGCCCTCGCCACCGCCCTGGCCACCGCCCTCCCCGGCGCCCGGGTCGACGGCCTCGACTACTCCGACACCGCCGTCCGGCTCGCCACCGAGAACGCCCGCGCCCACGCCGCGCCGGACGTCCGCGACCGGCTGGCCTACACCGTCGGCTCCGCCCTCGAACTGCCGTACGAGGACGGGCGGTTCGACGCCGTCACCATGCTCAAGACCGCCTGGGTGCTGCCCGACCTGGGCGCCGCCCTGGCCGAGTGCCGACGGGTGCTGCGCCCCGGCGGGCGGATCTTCCTGCAGTCCTGGGGCGAACCGGAGTCCTGCCCGGTGCTCACCCTGAGCGGCGCGGTGCTCGGCGCGGCGATCAGCGGCTTCGAACTGCCCGACGAGGCGATGGCCCCGTTCGAACTCACCGCCGACCTGGTCACCGCCGAACTCGCCGCCGCCGGGCTGCCGCTGGCCGACCGCCGCTCCTTCGACCGGGACGTCCCCGCCGCCACCCCCGCCGAGTACTGGGAGCAGCTGCGCTCGCTGGCCGGCACCGCCTACTGGGCGTTCGCCGTCCAGCCCCCCGAGTTCAAGGACCGCCTCGACGCCGGCTGGCAGCAGCTCAGCGCCGCGCACGCCGACGCGGCGGGCGTCCGGCACCTCCCGCTGGCCTGGCACGTGTCGATCGGACGCCGCGCCTAG
- a CDS encoding MgtC/SapB family protein, with translation MHLSASPPWNPGSGQGLRQLTELGLALVLSTLIGLERAFQQKSAGLRTHALVGLGAALFMEVSQHGFNNVLGLSHVSLDPSRVAAQIVSGLGFIGGGLIFVRRDIVRGLTTAATVWLTAAVGMACGGGLWVLALAVTGAYLLIVRGYPLITRRIPAISTPAATDLRLLYLPGRGALRRALEHCTAQGFRVLGVRVDRAPQDGGEDAGPDTGGTKVHLSIEGTGDVYRLLAELAELDGIVGLWGSETESTD, from the coding sequence GTGCACCTGAGTGCGTCACCGCCGTGGAACCCGGGCAGCGGCCAGGGCCTGCGGCAGCTCACCGAACTCGGCCTGGCCCTGGTGCTGTCGACGCTGATCGGCCTGGAGCGGGCGTTCCAGCAGAAGAGCGCCGGTCTGCGCACCCACGCGCTGGTCGGGCTCGGAGCGGCGCTGTTCATGGAGGTCTCCCAGCACGGCTTCAACAACGTGCTCGGCCTGTCGCACGTCTCCCTGGACCCGTCGCGGGTGGCGGCGCAGATCGTCTCGGGCCTCGGCTTCATCGGCGGCGGACTGATCTTCGTGCGGCGGGACATCGTCCGCGGACTGACCACGGCCGCGACGGTCTGGCTGACCGCGGCCGTCGGGATGGCGTGCGGTGGCGGGCTGTGGGTGCTGGCCCTGGCCGTGACCGGCGCCTACCTGCTCATCGTGCGCGGCTACCCCCTGATCACCCGCCGCATCCCGGCCATCTCCACCCCCGCGGCGACCGACCTGCGCCTGCTCTACCTGCCCGGGCGCGGAGCCCTGCGCCGCGCCCTGGAACACTGCACGGCGCAGGGCTTCCGGGTGCTCGGCGTCCGGGTCGACCGGGCGCCGCAGGACGGCGGCGAGGACGCCGGACCCGACACCGGCGGCACCAAGGTGCACCTGTCCATCGAGGGCACCGGCGACGTGTACCGCCTGCTGGCGGAGCTGGCCGAACTGGACGGGATCGTGGGCCTGTGGGGCTCCGAGACCGAGAGCACCGACTGA
- a CDS encoding pyridoxal phosphate-dependent decarboxylase family protein, which translates to MNDDFRGAARAAADLVADYLDALPDRPVWQPMDPAERTALLDLPLPEEGAPLAALLEVVERRIMPHPMGNGNPRFFGWVNSAPQPAGVLATLAASAMNPSSAGGDHADVHLERAVVRWIAELVGFPHPPGGGVLTSGTSMATIVCLAAARGRAARRAGRDVREDGLAGLPPLVGYVTGEAHSCVRKAAELLGLGSRHLRTVASDAEGRLRLDALEAAIAEDRAAGRLPFLVVASAGTVGTGAVDPLTPIADLAEREGLWFHVDGAYGAFGVLDQAIAHRYAGMERADSLALDPHKWLGVPVDCGCALVRDAEELRGTFSLVPSYLRDDAAGDLGWFSEYGTEQTRPFRSLKVWASIAHRGRSGVARDIAHCTAQARQLGGWIDADPELELVAPVETSIVAFRHRPAGLDEEGVQKLNSLLPVAVQQRGRVFVTGAVHQGREMLRACLLNASTTEADLRLLLDEVKSAGAELLDRCRTSN; encoded by the coding sequence GTGAACGACGACTTCCGCGGGGCCGCACGGGCGGCCGCAGACCTGGTGGCCGACTACCTCGACGCGCTGCCGGACCGTCCGGTGTGGCAGCCGATGGACCCGGCGGAGCGCACCGCGCTGCTCGACCTCCCGCTGCCCGAGGAGGGCGCGCCGCTGGCGGCGCTGCTGGAGGTCGTCGAGCGGCGGATCATGCCGCACCCGATGGGCAACGGGAACCCGCGCTTCTTCGGCTGGGTGAACTCCGCCCCGCAGCCCGCCGGCGTGCTCGCCACGCTGGCCGCGAGCGCGATGAACCCCAGCTCGGCCGGCGGCGACCACGCCGACGTGCACCTGGAGCGCGCGGTGGTGCGCTGGATCGCCGAGCTGGTCGGCTTCCCGCACCCGCCCGGCGGCGGCGTCCTGACCTCCGGCACCTCGATGGCCACCATCGTCTGCCTGGCCGCCGCCCGCGGCCGGGCCGCCCGCCGGGCCGGCCGGGACGTCCGCGAGGACGGCCTGGCGGGCCTGCCCCCGCTGGTCGGCTACGTCACCGGCGAGGCGCACAGCTGCGTGCGCAAGGCCGCCGAGCTGCTGGGCCTGGGCTCCCGGCACCTGCGGACCGTCGCCTCCGACGCCGAGGGGCGCCTCCGCCTGGACGCCCTGGAGGCCGCGATCGCCGAGGACCGCGCCGCCGGCCGGCTGCCCTTCCTGGTGGTGGCCTCCGCGGGCACCGTCGGCACCGGCGCGGTCGACCCGCTCACCCCGATCGCCGACCTGGCCGAGCGCGAGGGCCTGTGGTTCCACGTCGACGGCGCGTACGGGGCGTTCGGCGTGCTGGACCAGGCCATCGCGCACCGCTACGCGGGCATGGAGCGGGCCGACTCGCTGGCCCTGGACCCGCACAAGTGGCTGGGCGTGCCGGTCGACTGCGGCTGCGCGCTGGTGCGCGACGCCGAGGAGCTGCGCGGCACCTTCAGCCTCGTCCCGTCCTACCTGCGCGACGACGCGGCCGGCGACCTCGGCTGGTTCTCCGAGTACGGCACCGAGCAGACCCGGCCGTTCCGCTCGCTGAAGGTCTGGGCGTCCATCGCCCACCGCGGCCGCTCCGGCGTCGCCCGGGACATCGCGCACTGCACCGCGCAGGCCCGGCAGCTGGGCGGGTGGATCGACGCGGACCCGGAGCTGGAGCTGGTCGCCCCGGTGGAGACCTCCATCGTGGCCTTCCGCCACCGCCCCGCCGGGCTGGACGAGGAGGGCGTGCAGAAGCTCAACTCCCTGCTCCCGGTGGCCGTCCAGCAGCGCGGCCGGGTCTTCGTCACCGGCGCCGTGCACCAGGGGCGGGAGATGCTCCGGGCCTGCCTGCTGAACGCCTCCACCACCGAGGCGGACCTGCGGCTGCTGCTGGACGAGGTGAAGTCCGCCGGGGCGGAACTCCTGGACCGGTGCCGTACGTCCAACTGA
- a CDS encoding GNAT family N-acetyltransferase, with product MDTMAYTHGSGIEDQQERRRKRGHRWRRETVELAAVFAAVAAADLVANVVVHGHDGPVLLGASAAAMLATALFRGWLAHRHPHGPPGASAPPGGGAVNAPEEPTALWRLRTSVSDAPGSLARVCTALAALRVNIVSMQAHPLPDCTVDEFILRTPAELPRTELAAAVAAAGGWDIWTDQADAHELVDVPRQVLALATRTALDTAELPVALRQLFGRATIRQYPGRGDDTPAGLEGHLMRLPLPGGDLLELSRPHLPFTPTEFARARALVELDTVLGPRVPAVAARIGRLDGAELTVRRAAPGDKAAALAMHARCSAESLRRRYHGPVRDADRYLDHLLDPRHGQTLAVETSDGRLVALAHLMWDDEGAEIALLVEDAWQRRGLGVDLVRRMAALALEAGVRTVYAVTTSANTGLISTMRRLSAPLDYQVEDGTLVITAHLAEATEKLPAPWPAR from the coding sequence ATGGACACCATGGCGTACACCCACGGCAGCGGCATCGAGGACCAGCAGGAGCGGCGGCGCAAGCGGGGGCACCGCTGGCGCCGGGAGACGGTCGAGCTGGCGGCGGTCTTCGCCGCCGTCGCCGCCGCCGACCTGGTCGCCAACGTCGTCGTGCACGGCCACGACGGACCGGTGCTGCTGGGCGCCTCCGCCGCGGCCATGCTCGCCACCGCGCTGTTCCGCGGCTGGCTCGCCCACCGGCACCCGCACGGGCCGCCCGGGGCGTCCGCACCGCCGGGCGGCGGGGCGGTGAACGCGCCGGAGGAGCCGACCGCGCTGTGGCGGCTGCGCACCAGCGTCTCCGACGCCCCCGGCAGCCTGGCCCGGGTGTGCACGGCGCTGGCCGCGCTGCGGGTCAACATCGTCTCCATGCAGGCCCACCCGCTGCCCGACTGCACCGTGGACGAGTTCATCCTGCGCACCCCGGCGGAGCTGCCCCGCACCGAGCTGGCCGCGGCCGTCGCCGCCGCCGGCGGCTGGGACATCTGGACCGACCAGGCCGACGCCCACGAACTCGTGGACGTCCCCCGCCAGGTCCTCGCCCTGGCCACCCGCACCGCCCTGGACACCGCCGAACTCCCGGTCGCCCTGCGCCAGCTGTTCGGGCGCGCCACCATCCGGCAGTACCCCGGCCGCGGCGACGACACCCCGGCCGGCCTGGAGGGACACCTGATGCGCCTGCCCCTGCCCGGCGGCGACCTGCTCGAACTCTCCCGCCCGCACCTGCCGTTCACGCCCACCGAGTTCGCCCGGGCCCGCGCCCTGGTCGAACTGGACACCGTGCTGGGCCCGCGCGTCCCCGCGGTCGCCGCCCGGATCGGCCGGCTCGACGGCGCCGAGCTCACCGTCCGCCGGGCCGCCCCCGGGGACAAGGCCGCCGCGCTGGCCATGCACGCCCGCTGCTCCGCGGAGTCGCTGCGCCGCCGCTACCACGGCCCGGTCCGGGACGCCGACCGCTACCTCGACCACCTGCTGGACCCGCGCCACGGCCAGACCCTCGCCGTCGAGACCTCGGACGGCCGCCTGGTCGCCCTCGCCCACCTGATGTGGGACGACGAGGGCGCCGAGATCGCCCTGCTGGTCGAGGACGCCTGGCAGCGCCGCGGCCTGGGCGTCGACCTGGTGCGCCGGATGGCCGCCCTCGCCCTGGAGGCGGGCGTGCGCACCGTCTACGCCGTCACCACCTCCGCCAACACCGGCCTGATCTCCACCATGCGCCGGCTCTCCGCCCCGCTCGACTACCAGGTCGAGGACGGCACCCTCGTCATCACCGCCCACCTCGCCGAGGCCACCGAGAAGCTCCCCGCTCCCTGGCCCGCCCGCTGA
- a CDS encoding type 1 glutamine amidotransferase, with protein MSESSLRVVWVYPDLLSTYGDRGNALVVERRARQRGLGVQRIDVRSDQSVPTSGDIYLIGGGEDRPQRLAAERLRNDGGLVRAAENGAIIFSVCAGFQILGHEFVNDLGEREAGLGLLDVWTARGEGARCVGDVLADVDPQLNLPQLTGFENHQGVTHLGEGVSPLATVQVGRGNGTGDGTEGAWRDTVFGTYLHGPVMARNPAVADMLIKLALDVNALPPADTTWYDALRTERIAAARPA; from the coding sequence ATGAGCGAGAGCAGCCTGCGGGTGGTCTGGGTGTACCCGGACCTGCTGTCGACGTACGGCGACCGCGGCAACGCGCTGGTGGTGGAGCGGCGGGCGCGCCAGCGCGGCCTCGGGGTGCAGCGGATCGACGTCCGCTCCGACCAGTCGGTGCCGACCAGCGGCGACATCTACCTGATCGGCGGCGGCGAGGACCGGCCGCAGCGGCTGGCGGCGGAGCGGCTGCGCAACGACGGCGGGCTGGTCCGGGCGGCGGAGAACGGCGCGATCATCTTCTCGGTCTGCGCGGGCTTCCAGATCCTGGGCCACGAGTTCGTCAACGACCTCGGCGAGCGCGAGGCGGGCCTGGGCCTGCTGGACGTGTGGACCGCGCGCGGCGAGGGCGCCCGCTGCGTGGGCGACGTGCTGGCGGACGTCGACCCGCAGCTGAACCTGCCGCAGCTGACCGGCTTCGAGAACCACCAGGGCGTCACCCACCTCGGCGAGGGCGTCAGCCCGCTGGCCACCGTCCAGGTCGGCCGGGGCAACGGCACCGGCGACGGCACCGAGGGCGCCTGGCGCGACACCGTGTTCGGCACCTACCTGCACGGCCCGGTGATGGCCCGCAACCCCGCCGTCGCCGACATGCTGATCAAGCTGGCGCTGGACGTGAACGCGCTGCCGCCGGCCGACACCACCTGGTACGACGCGCTGCGCACCGAGCGGATCGCCGCGGCCCGCCCGGCGTGA
- a CDS encoding 6-phosphofructokinase, which produces MRIGVLTSGGDCPGLNAVIRSVVHRGVVDHGDEIIGFEDGWRGLLEGVHRPLTLDSVSGILAQGGTILGSSRVQPSHLRDGVERAKRHCADLGIDAVIPIGGEGTLKAAKLMSDAGLPVIGVPKTIDNDIACTDVTFGFDTAVSVATEALDRLKTTAESHQRVMVVEVMGRHTGWIALNAGMAAGAHAIVVPERPFHIDKLTEMVRERFDRQKKFAIVVCAEGAKPEPGTMPWEEGTKDMYGHERFTGIATQLSRELEHRLGKEARPVILGHTQRGGTPTAYDRVLATRFGWHAVEAAHKGAFGHITALQGTEIKLVPLGEAVAELKTVPAERYREAETVI; this is translated from the coding sequence ATGCGTATTGGTGTCCTGACCAGCGGCGGTGACTGCCCCGGCCTGAACGCCGTCATCCGTTCCGTGGTCCACCGGGGGGTGGTCGACCACGGCGACGAGATCATCGGTTTCGAGGACGGCTGGCGCGGTCTCCTGGAGGGCGTGCACCGTCCGCTGACGCTCGACTCGGTGAGCGGCATCCTCGCCCAGGGCGGCACGATCCTGGGCTCGTCCCGGGTCCAGCCCAGCCACCTGCGCGACGGCGTGGAGCGCGCCAAGCGGCACTGCGCCGACCTGGGCATCGACGCGGTGATCCCGATCGGCGGCGAGGGCACCCTGAAGGCCGCGAAGCTGATGAGCGACGCGGGCCTGCCGGTGATCGGCGTGCCGAAGACCATCGACAACGACATCGCCTGCACCGACGTCACCTTCGGCTTCGACACCGCCGTCTCGGTGGCCACCGAGGCGCTGGACCGGCTGAAGACCACCGCCGAGTCGCACCAGCGCGTCATGGTGGTCGAGGTGATGGGCCGGCACACCGGCTGGATCGCGCTGAACGCGGGCATGGCGGCCGGTGCGCACGCCATCGTCGTCCCGGAGCGCCCGTTCCACATCGACAAGCTGACCGAGATGGTGCGCGAGCGCTTCGACCGGCAGAAGAAGTTCGCGATCGTGGTCTGCGCCGAGGGCGCCAAGCCCGAGCCCGGCACCATGCCGTGGGAGGAGGGCACCAAGGACATGTACGGCCACGAGCGGTTCACCGGCATCGCCACCCAGCTCTCCCGCGAGCTGGAGCACCGGCTCGGCAAGGAGGCCCGTCCGGTGATCCTGGGCCACACCCAGCGCGGCGGCACCCCGACCGCGTACGACCGCGTCCTGGCCACCCGCTTCGGCTGGCATGCGGTGGAGGCCGCCCACAAGGGCGCGTTCGGCCACATCACGGCGTTGCAGGGCACCGAGATCAAGCTGGTGCCGCTGGGCGAGGCGGTGGCCGAGCTGAAGACCGTCCCGGCGGAGCGTTACCGGGAGGCCGAGACCGTCATCTGA
- a CDS encoding 2-hydroxyacid dehydrogenase: MEILAYGVQADERPLLERAFADRHSLRALAVFLNRDTAPLAAGYPVVSTSVNDELDADVLAALAAGGTGMIAQRSTGFNNIDLDAAAALGLTVARVSHYSPYAVAEHAWALALAVNRRLTRAANRSREFDFRLDGLLGRDVHGMTVGVIGTGKIGECFARIAAGFGTRLLGWDIAENPACLELGMTYTELPELLSRADLISLHVPLLPTTHHLIDTAALARMKDDAILVNSSRGGLVDSTALVETLRTGRLSGVGLDVYEEETGVFFTDQSIQGITDDTLARLVTFPQVLVTSHQAYYTHTAVHQIIDTTVRNVDDHAGGRTNENTLVPKQ, encoded by the coding sequence ATGGAGATCCTCGCCTACGGCGTCCAAGCAGACGAACGACCGCTCCTGGAACGGGCCTTCGCGGACCGCCACTCCCTGCGCGCCCTGGCCGTGTTCCTCAACCGCGACACCGCCCCCCTCGCCGCCGGCTACCCCGTCGTCAGCACCAGCGTCAACGACGAACTCGACGCCGACGTGCTCGCCGCCCTCGCCGCGGGCGGCACCGGGATGATCGCCCAGCGCTCCACCGGCTTCAACAACATCGACCTCGACGCCGCCGCCGCACTCGGCCTCACCGTCGCCCGGGTCTCCCACTACAGCCCCTACGCCGTCGCCGAACACGCCTGGGCCCTCGCGCTCGCCGTCAACCGCCGGCTCACCCGCGCCGCCAACCGCTCCCGCGAGTTCGACTTCCGCCTCGACGGCCTCCTCGGCCGCGACGTCCACGGCATGACCGTCGGCGTCATCGGCACCGGCAAGATCGGCGAGTGCTTCGCCCGCATCGCCGCCGGCTTCGGCACCCGTCTCCTCGGTTGGGACATCGCCGAGAACCCCGCCTGCCTCGAACTCGGCATGACCTACACCGAACTCCCCGAACTCCTCTCCCGGGCCGACCTGATCAGCCTGCACGTCCCCCTCCTCCCCACCACGCACCACCTGATCGACACCGCCGCCCTCGCCCGCATGAAGGACGACGCCATCCTGGTCAACTCCAGCCGCGGCGGCCTCGTCGACAGCACCGCCCTCGTCGAGACGCTCCGCACCGGACGCCTCTCCGGCGTCGGCCTCGACGTCTACGAGGAGGAGACCGGCGTCTTCTTCACCGACCAGTCCATCCAGGGCATCACCGACGACACCCTCGCCCGGCTCGTCACCTTCCCCCAGGTCCTCGTCACCAGCCACCAGGCCTACTACACCCACACCGCCGTCCACCAGATCATCGACACCACCGTCCGCAACGTCGACGACCACGCCGGCGGCCGCACCAACGAGAACACCCTCGTCCCCAAGCAGTGA
- a CDS encoding nucleotide disphospho-sugar-binding domain-containing protein produces MAVGGLDRESLGPVPANVEVHAHVPQVAVLRHAEVFLSHAGMNSVMESLHHGVPFVAVPQIPEQRAIARRAEEMRVGRTLAEPTVQGLREAVREAMSCRPRAAALGRIVRGAGGAPKGADVLEELLTR; encoded by the coding sequence ATGGCGGTGGGCGGGCTGGACCGGGAGTCGCTGGGCCCGGTCCCGGCCAACGTCGAGGTCCACGCGCACGTGCCGCAGGTGGCGGTGCTGCGCCACGCCGAGGTGTTCCTGAGCCACGCCGGGATGAACTCGGTGATGGAGTCGCTCCACCACGGGGTGCCCTTCGTGGCGGTGCCGCAGATCCCGGAACAGCGGGCGATCGCCCGGCGGGCGGAGGAGATGCGGGTCGGCAGGACGCTCGCCGAGCCGACCGTGCAGGGCCTCCGCGAGGCCGTCCGGGAGGCCATGTCCTGCCGCCCCCGGGCGGCGGCCCTGGGCCGGATCGTGCGCGGGGCGGGCGGCGCCCCGAAGGGGGCGGACGTCCTGGAGGAGCTGCTGACGCGGTAG
- a CDS encoding glycosyltransferase, with amino-acid sequence MAHFAFVSAPASGHVNPTLPLVEELVRRGHRVSYATGPAAVGAAVAAGASPVTLPSQLPPGMAERGEFTAEQLAVTMEYYLDDARASFPVLAAHFTADPPDAVCYDSVTFTGRMLANLLQVREVSLVPTFAENESFSAAQVYLPADFDHTHPRLVAAVQDMGKFAQGHAFLDDPDLMFGHVPPTSLVFVPREFQPAGDTFDGRFHFVGPSLSSRQAAEEWNPRSRAPVLLISLGTVFNDRPEFYRTCIEAFGTATGRSSWRWAGWTGSRWARSRPTSRSTRTCRRWRCCATPRCS; translated from the coding sequence ATGGCCCACTTCGCCTTCGTGAGCGCGCCCGCGTCCGGGCACGTGAACCCGACCCTGCCGCTGGTCGAGGAGCTGGTCCGGCGCGGCCACCGGGTCAGCTACGCCACCGGACCGGCCGCCGTGGGCGCCGCCGTCGCCGCCGGGGCGTCGCCGGTGACCCTGCCCTCGCAGCTGCCGCCCGGCATGGCGGAGCGGGGCGAGTTCACGGCGGAACAGCTCGCCGTGACGATGGAGTACTACCTCGACGACGCGCGCGCCTCCTTCCCCGTCCTGGCCGCGCACTTCACGGCCGACCCGCCGGACGCGGTGTGCTACGACTCGGTGACCTTCACCGGCAGGATGCTGGCGAACCTGCTCCAAGTGCGGGAGGTCTCCCTGGTGCCGACCTTCGCGGAGAACGAGTCCTTCTCGGCGGCGCAGGTGTACCTGCCGGCCGACTTCGACCACACCCACCCCCGGCTGGTGGCCGCGGTCCAGGACATGGGGAAGTTCGCGCAGGGCCACGCCTTCCTGGACGACCCGGACCTGATGTTCGGTCACGTGCCCCCGACGAGCCTGGTGTTCGTCCCTCGCGAGTTCCAGCCGGCGGGTGACACCTTCGACGGGCGCTTCCACTTCGTCGGGCCGTCGCTGAGCAGCCGGCAGGCCGCCGAGGAGTGGAACCCCCGGTCGCGGGCCCCGGTGCTGCTGATCTCGCTGGGAACCGTCTTCAACGACCGGCCCGAGTTCTACCGGACCTGCATCGAGGCGTTCGGGACGGCGACTGGCAGGTCGTCATGGCGGTGGGCGGGCTGGACCGGGAGTCGCTGGGCCCGGTCCCGGCCAACGTCGAGGTCCACGCGCACGTGCCGCAGGTGGCGGTGCTGCGCCACGCCGAGGTGTTCCTGA